The DNA segment ATTCCTGTTGTTGGGGATTTAGCGGAACCACTTTTGGGTTTAAGTTCCACACAGTTCCAAGCTTTGGCGGCGGAAATTGACACTATCTATCATAGTGGCGCGTTGTTGAATTATGTTTTCCCTTACTCAGCCCTGAAGGCTGCGAATGTGTTGGGAACTCAAGAAGTTTTAAGATTGGCTTGCCAAATTAAAGTCAAGCCTGTGCATTATGTTTCTAGCGTGGCGGTGTTTGAATCACCTGTCTATGCTGGTAAGGTAGTCAAGGAAAGTGATGATTTTAGCCATTGGGAAGGGATTTTCCTTGGTTACTCCCAAACCAAATGGGTGGCAGAAAAGTTGGTGAAGATTGCAGGCGATCGCGGTTTACCTGTTACTATCCATAGACCACCCTTAATTGGTGGAGATAGTGAGACTGGTATCGGTAACACCCACGACTTTATTAATTTGATGGTTAAGGGTTGTCTGCAAATGGGATGCTTCCCCGATGTAGAATATATGCTAGATATGTCTCCTGTAGATTATGTCAGCAAAGCGATCGTGCATCTATCTATGCAGAAGGAATCGCTAGGTAAAGCTTTCCACCTACAACACCCAGAACCAGTATCCTTAAGTGTCTTAGTTGACTGGGTACGTTCCTTTGGCTACGAGATTAAAACTCTTCCCTACGAAGAATGGCAAGCAGAGTTAATCAATAATGCCACTTCTGTAGATAATCCTTTATACACCTTGCGTCCCTTCCTCCTAGAACGCTGGTCTGATGAACAACTCACCATCCCCGATTTGTACCTCAAAGCCAAAAGACCCCACATTAGCTGTCAAGACACCCTCAAAGCTCTAGCAGGTACATCTATAGGTTGTCCGCCCATTGATGGCAAATTATTCATGACCTACACAGCTTACTTGATTCAAACCGGGTTCTTAACCTTGGCGTGAGGAGAAGACGCGATGAATCGCGTCTCTACAGATGGTTTATTTCATGCGTGTAACCCAGTTTCGCTGAGAAACTGGGTTTTTCCTGTTGCATGATATTAAATAAGGTTTATCAATAACACTACCCTCCTTAAATAAATGCTATAAATGGAGTTGAATTCGGGTTAAACCTCATTGAACAAATCCCTAACTTAAATAAATGAATGCCTGTTCTGCAACATAGGCGATCAACACTGTTATGAGTGAGTTATCCTGGTTTTTGTCAAGCAAGTGCAGTCTACGCGCGTAAGTTCTATGAGCTAGTTTGAAGTGTAGCTGTCTTTATCGCATTTAGTTGTGGATGGGTGGGTAGTTTGATGATCTCAAATGTCTGTGTTGTGGCTTGGAGTGATAAGTGACAAGTGATGGGTTGTAAGCAAGATATTTTTTCTTTGCTGTCCTAGTCCCCAGTCACTAGTCCCCAGTCCCGAAAATACTGGATTAGGCTACACAGAGTTTACCCAAGATATCGATGCGTAAATCCTGCGGCTCAGAATTTGGAGACTAGCAGGTTACAATGACAACTCTTACAGGTAAGACAGTACTTTTAACCGGCGCTTCACGCGGTCTTGGTGTCTACATTGCTCGTGCTTTGGCGAAAGAACAGGCAACGGTAGTTTGTGTTTCTCGTTCTCAATCAGGATTAGCCCAAACGTGTAATGCGGTTAAGGCTGCTGGTGGTAAAGCGATCGCTATTCCTTTTGATGTGAGGAACACATCACAATTATCGGCTCTTGTCCAGCAGGCTCAAGATATTGTCGGCCCTATTGATGTCTTGATTAACAATGCTGGCATCGAAATTAACGGAACTTTTGCGAATTACTCTCTAGCGGAAATCCAATCAATCTTCAACACTAATCTATTGGCTGCTATGGAATTAACACGTTTGTTACTACCCAGCATGATGGAACGCGGTAGTGGTCGGATTGTCAATATTGCTTCTTTAGCTGGTAAAAAGGGCGTTGCTTTCAACAGCGTTTACTCAGCTAGCAAGGCAGGTTTGATTATGTGGACTGATGCGATGCGTCAGGAATTAGTTGGTACTGGTGTCAACATTTCGGTGGTTTGTCCAGGCTATGTCTCGCAAACTGGGATGACTGTTGATACTCGTGTCTCTGCGCCCAAATTAGCAGGTATTTCTACGCCCAAAAGTGTAGCTAATGCCGTTGTTAAAGCTATTAAAAATAAAACAACCGAAGTAATTGTCAATCAAAATCCCATCACGGAAAGTTTGACAAAATTGATGTTGGCTGTGGGACAAATTTCTCCCACTTCGGTGGACAGAATTTATCGTTGGTTCGGTGTAGTGGATTTCAACCAAAAACGGGCGGAAAATAGAGTCAAAGACGGCTATGTAGCTGTTGAGTCTCATCGCTCATGACTCCGCAGTTGCTTAGGGAATGAGGTTTTGATCAGATCAATAATGCCAGAATTTTGGCTGCCAGCCAAAACCCGCCACGGCAACAGCAGCAACACAATTATCATCTGGCACTAGCTCTAGGAGACTCCACGCTGGAGCTGTCTGTAACTTAGCTGGTTCTGTGGGAGTTAGTGCTATTTCAATTTCCTCTAATTTAGCGATGCCGTCACCCGTTGCTTTAAGATAAGCCTCTTTACAAGTCCAGTAACGAAAGAAAATTTTTTGTTTTTGCTCATCGGGTAGCGATCGCAATAATTCATATTCTCGCGGTAAAAAGAACCTTTTGGCAAGGGATTCTAAATCAGATGTGGGGCGGAGATATTCTAAATCGATGCCGATTTGGCGCGTGTAATTGACTGCACACAAGGCCAAGTTCTGGGAGTGTGACAAGTTAAATAATAAACCACTCTCGGCAAAGCGATCGCCTAATATTGGTTTACCACGGGATTCATAATCAAATTTAACTTGCCCTGGTTCCACACCCAAATAGCCCCCCAAGATACTGCGGAGAATACCACGACCAGCAGTAAAACGCCGGCGATGTTCGGGAAAATAAAATCTGTTTGCACGGGCTAATTCGTCACTAGATAAGGTAGCGGCTAAATCCTGTAGCTGTGATTCTGGTTGGTCAAGGGGAATGCGCCAGAGATGAACTTCATCTGACAATAAGGTTAAATTTGGGGGTTTTGGTAGCCAAGTATGCTGCAACAATTAACAATTAAAAATAAATGAACGCAATTATTAATATAAGATTTTTATTAAACTTTTAGAGACTTATATTAATGGGCTAATTAACCCTGTTTTTTCCCTCTCTTAGTCTGCCAAAAGAACTTTGCAAGGTTAATAGCAGCAAAAAAAATCTCTTTCTCCCCCTGCGTCCCCTGCTCTCCTTACTCCCC comes from the Nostoc sp. PCC 7120 = FACHB-418 genome and includes:
- a CDS encoding thioester reductase domain-containing protein, yielding MSLKQNYSAADIQAWMISNLAELLGVDGDEIDATVNLESYGLDSAQAMVLVSKLEQLLGFQPSPLLLWHYPTIESLSERLAEELEEQSEEQNTDSATANHSNGTPVLDLQAEVVLDPVIHPGGAIPVDFPVTQPKKVFLTGGTGFLGAFLIRELLQQTQADVYCLVRAADAQAGKAKIQTNLEGYAIWQEEYESRIIPVVGDLAEPLLGLSSTQFQALAAEIDTIYHSGALLNYVFPYSALKAANVLGTQEVLRLACQIKVKPVHYVSSVAVFESPVYAGKVVKESDDFSHWEGIFLGYSQTKWVAEKLVKIAGDRGLPVTIHRPPLIGGDSETGIGNTHDFINLMVKGCLQMGCFPDVEYMLDMSPVDYVSKAIVHLSMQKESLGKAFHLQHPEPVSLSVLVDWVRSFGYEIKTLPYEEWQAELINNATSVDNPLYTLRPFLLERWSDEQLTIPDLYLKAKRPHISCQDTLKALAGTSIGCPPIDGKLFMTYTAYLIQTGFLTLA
- a CDS encoding SDR family NAD(P)-dependent oxidoreductase, producing MTTLTGKTVLLTGASRGLGVYIARALAKEQATVVCVSRSQSGLAQTCNAVKAAGGKAIAIPFDVRNTSQLSALVQQAQDIVGPIDVLINNAGIEINGTFANYSLAEIQSIFNTNLLAAMELTRLLLPSMMERGSGRIVNIASLAGKKGVAFNSVYSASKAGLIMWTDAMRQELVGTGVNISVVCPGYVSQTGMTVDTRVSAPKLAGISTPKSVANAVVKAIKNKTTEVIVNQNPITESLTKLMLAVGQISPTSVDRIYRWFGVVDFNQKRAENRVKDGYVAVESHRS
- the hetI gene encoding 4'-phosphopantetheinyl transferase HetI, coding for MLQHTWLPKPPNLTLLSDEVHLWRIPLDQPESQLQDLAATLSSDELARANRFYFPEHRRRFTAGRGILRSILGGYLGVEPGQVKFDYESRGKPILGDRFAESGLLFNLSHSQNLALCAVNYTRQIGIDLEYLRPTSDLESLAKRFFLPREYELLRSLPDEQKQKIFFRYWTCKEAYLKATGDGIAKLEEIEIALTPTEPAKLQTAPAWSLLELVPDDNCVAAVAVAGFGWQPKFWHY